A genomic window from Engraulis encrasicolus isolate BLACKSEA-1 chromosome 14, IST_EnEncr_1.0, whole genome shotgun sequence includes:
- the LOC134463345 gene encoding homeobox protein Hox-C12a-like, with protein MGEHNLLNPGFVGPLVNIHTGDTFYLPNFRASGGQLAGLPSLPYPRRDNVCSLPWTPSEPCNGYPQSYFSSPVSLNPSFNRACEITRQDQGKCFYSNGGAGGGGGGGVNRENCIENVNLKREDRARGDPSVASIVGEQGLHSHNANTMGNGGGNFSKYDYGTAGEQLTQDPPSCQSLESDSGSSLLNEGGKTPSGIAHTLTSPGTHTHAGSATPGSGAPWYPMHTRTRKKRKPYSKLQLAELEGEFMLNEFITRQRRRELSDRLNLSDQQVKIWFQNRRMKKKRLLLREQALSFF; from the exons ATGGGCGAGCATAATCTCCTTAATCCCGGGTTTGTGGGACCTTTGGTAAACATCCACACCGGAGACACATTTTACCTTCCCAATTTCCGTGCATCCGGGGGACAACTGGCGGGTCTACCCTCTCTTCCCTACCCTAGGAGGGACAATGTGTGCTCCTTACCGTGGACCCCATCGGAGCCATGCAATGGATACCCTCAATCTTATTTCAGCAGCCCCGTGTCCCTTAACCCCAGCTTCAACCGTGCATGCGAAATAACGCGGCAAGACCAAGGCAAATGTTTCTACAGCAACGGCGGCgccggaggaggaggcggtggagggGTGAACCGAGAAAACTGTATTGAGAATGTCAACCTCAAACGTGAAGACAGGGCACGGGGAGACCCCTCCGTCGCCTCCATAGTGGGAGAGCAAGGACTGCACAGCCATAACGCAAACACCATGGGCAACGGTGGCGGAAACTTCTCCAAATACGACTACGGTACAGCCGGTGAACAGCTGACCCAAGACCCGCCGTCCTGCCAGTCGCTGGAGTCGGACTCCGGCTCGTCGCTGCTCAATGAAGGGGGCAAAACACCATCAGGCATCGCACACACATTGACGTCTCCTGGcacccacacgcatgcaggcagcgCAACTCCAGGCAGTG GTGCTCCGTGGTACCCCATGCATACGAGAACCCGCAAGAAGCGGAAGCCCTACTCCAAACTACAGCTGGCCGAACTTGAGGGCGAGTTCATGCTCAACGAATTCATCACACGCCAGCGACGGAGGGAGCTTTCCGATCGGCTGAACCTGAGCGACCAACAGGTCAAGATTTGGTTTCAAAACCGTCGTATGAAGAAAAAAAGACTGTTGCTTCGAGAGCAGGCATTGTCATTCTTCTAG